In Actinomycetota bacterium, the following are encoded in one genomic region:
- a CDS encoding metallophosphoesterase, protein MRIGVMADSHENMPMIAKAVDLFNGSKVDIVLHAGDFISPITPREFKNLRPKLIGVFGNNDGDKLLLQEKFEGIGEIYEDYHEIELSGKRIVLMHQPKFLPSLMAGGKYDVIIYGHTHKVDVREGEPLVVNPGECGGWLTGKSTVGIVDLETMRAKIFEL, encoded by the coding sequence ATGAGGATAGGCGTTATGGCCGATAGCCATGAAAATATGCCCATGATCGCCAAGGCAGTCGACTTATTCAATGGAAGTAAGGTGGATATCGTGCTTCACGCTGGAGACTTTATTTCACCCATAACTCCCAGGGAATTTAAAAATTTGAGACCAAAACTCATAGGAGTTTTTGGCAACAACGATGGAGATAAATTACTCCTTCAAGAAAAATTTGAAGGTATAGGAGAGATATATGAGGACTATCACGAGATTGAATTAAGCGGCAAAAGAATCGTCTTGATGCATCAACCAAAATTCTTGCCCAGTCTGATGGCTGGGGGAAAATACGATGTAATCATCTATGGTCATACCCATAAGGTCGATGTGCGAGAGGGGGAGCCTTTGGTGGTCAACCCAGGAGAATGCGGTGGATGGCTTACGGGTAAATCCACCGTGGGTATCGTAGATTTGGAGACGATGCGGGCAAAGATTTTTGAGCTGTAA
- a CDS encoding ATP-binding protein produces the protein MKRFELPPEKLRSYWDPNQFPFQTTEEITPFEETIGQERAVNALEFGINIRSPGFNVYVAGLAGTGKEFTVKSYLQKIAQEQRVPSDWCYVYNFAEPHKPVAIELPPGMGRTFAKDMDELIEDCKTEISKAFESEEYRRRKDEIVGEFESRRDALLSEMQKEAEKLSFSVKLTATGILTIPVLNGKPLKEEEYEKLSEETRREIDQKSKKLKDDLNQAARRIKELEKEAREKVTKLDRQVALFALGHLLDALKERYREYSRVIEYLDAVQQDIVEHLEDFKGGERKPVISLPGIELLPREPAFERYRVNVLINNADTKGAPVIFEPSPTYYNLFGRIEYQVQLGGALVTDFTKISGGAIHRANGGYLVIRALDVLTSFMAWDALKRTLRSRQAIIENIGEQFRLIPAPTLKPEPIPIDVKVVMIGHPLLYYLLYQFDEDFRKLFKVKADFDLEMDRTPENVEKYATLISRYCHKWGFHHFDRSAVAKVVEYGSRLVEDQEKLSTRFMDVVDIIAEANFWAERDGDGYVRSEHVEKAIREKIYRSRMIEEKIQELIEEGTILIDTTGETIGQVNGISLVNLGDYAFGKPTRITARTYMGKAGVVNIEREAEMSGRIHSKAVMILTGYLGERYATDKPLSVSASVCFEQLYEEIEGDSASSAELYAILSSLSGIPLKQGIAVTGSVNQRGEIQPVGGINEKIEGFFHSCKAKGLTGDQGVIVPHQNVKNLMLQEDIIEAVRKGKFHIYAVKTVDEGIEILTGFEAGARRPDGMYPKGTVNHAVDKRLRELAEKLKGYEEEKPKRRK, from the coding sequence ATGAAACGATTTGAACTACCCCCAGAAAAGCTAAGAAGTTATTGGGATCCAAATCAATTTCCTTTCCAAACCACCGAGGAAATAACCCCATTTGAGGAGACGATCGGTCAAGAAAGGGCAGTTAATGCTCTCGAGTTCGGCATCAATATAAGGAGCCCTGGTTTCAACGTCTATGTAGCCGGTCTTGCGGGAACGGGAAAGGAGTTCACCGTCAAATCCTACCTCCAAAAAATAGCACAAGAGCAAAGGGTACCCTCCGATTGGTGTTACGTATATAATTTTGCGGAACCCCATAAACCCGTGGCCATCGAATTGCCACCGGGGATGGGTCGCACTTTCGCCAAGGACATGGATGAGCTAATCGAGGATTGCAAAACCGAGATATCTAAAGCCTTTGAAAGCGAGGAATATAGGAGGCGCAAGGATGAAATCGTAGGTGAATTTGAATCAAGGAGAGATGCCCTTCTCTCGGAAATGCAAAAAGAAGCGGAAAAACTCAGTTTTAGTGTTAAGCTCACAGCCACTGGGATTCTGACCATCCCCGTACTCAATGGAAAACCCTTGAAGGAAGAGGAATATGAAAAGCTCAGTGAAGAAACGCGCCGAGAAATCGATCAGAAGAGTAAAAAATTAAAGGACGATTTAAATCAAGCGGCAAGAAGGATCAAGGAATTGGAGAAGGAAGCAAGGGAGAAGGTGACAAAGCTCGACAGGCAAGTAGCCCTCTTCGCCTTGGGACATCTCCTAGACGCTCTTAAAGAAAGATATAGAGAATATTCAAGGGTAATTGAGTATCTCGATGCCGTCCAACAAGATATCGTAGAGCATTTGGAAGACTTCAAAGGCGGGGAGAGAAAGCCGGTTATTAGCCTTCCCGGCATTGAATTGCTCCCAAGAGAACCAGCCTTTGAGAGATACAGGGTAAATGTATTGATAAACAATGCGGATACTAAAGGTGCACCCGTTATATTTGAACCAAGTCCCACATACTATAACCTCTTCGGAAGGATTGAATACCAGGTCCAACTCGGTGGGGCACTGGTTACAGACTTCACCAAGATTAGTGGGGGAGCCATCCATCGAGCCAACGGTGGCTATCTGGTTATCAGAGCTTTGGATGTGCTCACGAGCTTCATGGCCTGGGATGCTCTGAAAAGAACCTTGAGGAGTAGACAAGCCATTATAGAAAATATTGGGGAACAATTCAGATTGATCCCAGCTCCGACTCTCAAACCCGAACCCATACCCATTGACGTAAAGGTCGTGATGATCGGACATCCACTCCTCTATTATCTCCTCTACCAATTCGATGAGGATTTTAGGAAGCTCTTTAAGGTTAAAGCGGATTTCGATTTGGAAATGGACCGAACCCCTGAAAATGTGGAGAAATACGCCACCCTCATAAGTCGTTACTGTCACAAGTGGGGATTTCACCACTTCGACCGCTCCGCCGTTGCCAAGGTGGTTGAATATGGATCGCGCCTCGTGGAAGACCAGGAGAAACTGTCAACTCGTTTTATGGACGTGGTCGACATCATCGCCGAGGCCAACTTTTGGGCTGAAAGAGATGGTGATGGATATGTAAGATCGGAGCATGTGGAGAAAGCCATTAGAGAAAAGATTTACCGCTCGAGGATGATAGAGGAGAAAATTCAGGAACTCATCGAAGAGGGGACGATTCTCATAGACACCACTGGAGAAACCATTGGTCAGGTGAATGGGATTTCCCTCGTCAATCTGGGCGATTATGCTTTCGGGAAGCCCACGAGGATCACCGCAAGGACTTATATGGGGAAGGCTGGGGTCGTGAATATTGAAAGAGAAGCTGAGATGAGTGGCCGCATCCACAGCAAAGCGGTGATGATCCTCACCGGTTACCTGGGAGAAAGATATGCAACAGATAAGCCCCTGTCGGTATCGGCATCCGTATGTTTTGAGCAATTATACGAGGAAATCGAAGGAGACAGTGCCTCCAGCGCCGAGCTTTACGCCATTCTCTCAAGCCTTTCCGGTATCCCATTAAAGCAGGGAATTGCCGTGACGGGCTCCGTGAACCAGAGGGGAGAAATTCAACCCGTGGGTGGGATAAATGAGAAAATTGAGGGCTTCTTCCATAGTTGCAAGGCCAAGGGGTTAACTGGAGATCAAGGGGTCATCGTCCCTCATCAGAATGTCAAAAACCTCATGCTCCAAGAAGATATCATCGAGGCGGTGCGCAAGGGTAAATTTCACATTTATGCGGTGAAAACCGTTGACGAAGGAATCGAGATTCTAACCGGATTCGAAGCGGGGGCAAGACGTCCGGATGGAATGTATCCGAAGGGAACCGTAAACCACGCGGTGGATAAGAGACTGCGCGAACTGGCGGAAAAGCTTAAAGGATACGAAGAGGAAAAACCCAAGCGAAGGAAGTAA